One Zerene cesonia ecotype Mississippi chromosome 25, Zerene_cesonia_1.1, whole genome shotgun sequence DNA window includes the following coding sequences:
- the LOC119836732 gene encoding MAGE-like protein 2, with amino-acid sequence MYTVRAYVLCAVLATCYAGSQQWTPYNNMNLQAYLQQQMQQQHDQQLQPSEYSNYDDDSSDHGDFHSFNGHDLQPHSYPVHQHVEEENPEQIKHYKEVIVPLPKNVEFKINQPVLIPIPHPVPIQVPVPKAVVIPIIKEVSIPVEKSVPYPVEKTVHVPKIKEVPFEVIKHIIVPVEKPVPFKVPVYETIIHTKKGSHKIR; translated from the exons ATGTACACTGTCCGAGCATAT GTTTTGTGTGCCGTCCTGGCGACATGTTACGCCGGCAGCCAGCAATGGACACCATACAACAATATGAACTTGCAGGCGTATTTACAACAACAGATGCAACAACAACACGATCAACAG TTGCAGCCAAGCGAATATTCCAATTATGACGACGACAGTTCCGACCATGGCGACTTCCACTCATTTAACGGCCATGATTTACAACCTCATTCGTATCCAGTCCACCAACACGTTGAAGAAGAGAATCCAGAACagataaaacattacaagGAAGTCATCGTACCGCTGCCCAAGAACGTAGAGTTCAAGATAAACCAGCCAGTTTTGATACCAATACCGCACCCTGTACCGATTCAAGTCCCTGTACCTAAGGCGGTAGTTATACCCATTATAAAAGAGGTATCTATACCCGTGGAGAAATCTGTACCGTATCCAGTAGAGAAGACAGTTCACGTGCCAAAGATTAAAGAGGTCCCCTTTGaagttataaaacatatcataGTACCAGTGGAAAAACCCGTACCTTTCAAAGTCCCAGTATATGAAACTATTATACACACTAAAAAGGGATCCCACAAAATTCGTTGA